The genomic stretch GAAGGGCGCATAGCACCAGGAAGAAACTGATTTGCCAAGAGATTACGATGATCAAATCGGATCATAAATCGGCCCCTTTTTTCGCATAATATTTCTTTAATGTATGATATACCAGGTTGTCTATGTCATTTAGTGATTTGGAAAAATCGAAGTTCTTCACCAGATTATCCAGATGCTCGTCACAGTTACGCACCACGCGCTTGATATCGTATAATGAAGATGGATTCACGCTCAATTCGCTGATCCCCATACCGATCAACAACGGAGTATATTCCTTCAACGATGCCATTTCACCACACACTGATATGCTACGGTTATACTTGTTGGCACTTGCAATGGTGAGCCGGATCAATTTGAGCACAGCCGGATGGTGTTGAATAAAATAGCGACTCACTGTGTCGTTATTACGATCCACCGCCAAAGTATATTGCACCAGATCATTTGTGCCCAGGGAAAGGAAATCGCATTCCCGGGCCAGAGATTCGGAGCTGATCGCAGCCGAGGGAATCTCGACCATGGTGCCCACCTGGATGTCGTAATCGTACTTTACACCCTGTTCATACAGCTCGTCCGCACAGGACTTCAATTCTCTTTTGGCCTGCAAAAAGTCCTCTACGTCGATGATCATGGGAAACATGATGCGGATATTGCCCAAAACCGAGGCACGCAGAATGGCGCGAAGCTGTGTGCGTAGCACTTCCGGATGTGCCAAAGAAAAACGGATACCGCGGTTTCCCAAATAGGGATTCTCTTCTTTGGGGCTGTCTATGGAATGGGTGAGTTTATCCCCACCCAGATCGAAAGTGCGGATGGTAAGGATCTTGGGCGCAATCTTTGTTGCCAAACTGTGATAAATCTCGTATTGTTCATCTTCCGAAGGAAGGTCATTGCGTGAGAGGAAGAGAAATTCGGTTCTGAACAAACCCACACCATCAGCATTGAGCTCATTCACTTGGTCAATCTCCGCAGGAATCCCGATGTTCAAGGTCATGGTGATGTTTCGTCCAGACAGAGTAATGGCGGGATCTTCGCGTAGTAATCTCTGTTTTTGGGAGATCAATTCCAGTATCTGCATTTTTTGGGCATAGAACTCCAGGGCTTCATCATCCGGATCGTTTACCACCAAACCCAGTTCGCCGTCGATGATGAGATGGTCTCCTTCGTGAATATGCTCCCGCAGATCGGGAATAGCGCCCACACAAGCTATGCTGAGCGCACGGCTTAAAATCGCTGAGTGTGAAGTAATACTGCCCACTTCACAGACATAAGCCCGTACACCCATTTTGTTCAAAAGACTTACTTCACTGGGATGAATCTCGTGGAATATGGGTATGGTCTCTGGTCCCAACTTAGCAAAGGGATCGCTCTCCAGCTTCAGAATCTTCAGCAATAGGCGGTTGCGAACGTCCCGAAAATCAGCAGCCCGCTGAGCGAACATCTCGTTTTGCATACTGCTGAAAAATTCTATTGCCTCGCTAAAGGCTTCCTGGATCGCCAGAGCTGCGTTTTTGTATTCCTTCAGGATTTTGTTTTGAATATTCTTCCGAATGTCGGGATCGGCCAGGATATCCAGATGAGAGCTCAGTATCTCCATCTCGTTTTTATTCAGGCTATGTGCGCCTAGATGTTCTTTGATCTCTGCTGCTGCCTTTGCGCAAGCTTGAATATATACAGTCTCTTCTTCCTTGGTTTCTTCTGGTAGAATCTTATGCTGGGGCACATCCAGCCCACGCTGATCAATATATACCGCTATTCCCGCAGCCAATCCCTTGGCAAGGCTGTTCCCACGAACTTCCTTCATAATTCTACTCTCCAAAACCGGAGGAAATCATTTCCGAGATTTCGTCTATCAGATATTCTTCATCCACTCCATCGGCGATCAATTCCAAAGAACTACCACATTCCGCCGCCAACATCATCACACCCATGATGCTTTTACCGTTTACCTGGGTACCATCTTTTTCGATGTGAAATTCCGAACGGTACTTTGTGGCTGCACGTACCAAGAGAGCAGATGGACGGGCATGTAAACCAAGCTTATTCTTTACTATCACTGTCTTTCTCATCATCTTCTATCTTCTTTTGCATGGTTTTCTTGCGGATTTCGTCGTGGATTTTGCGGTTGAAGTCTTCAGCGGCATCGTATCCAACACCCTTCAGGATCATATTCATCGCCGCCACTTCTACTATTACAGATACATTCTTCCCCGGAGATACAGGCAGATAGATGATGGGAATCTTTACCCCGAGATGCTCCGCATAACTGTTGGACAGCCCGATACGCTCGTAATCCATGTTTTCCTGCCATGGCATCAGCTCGATTTGCAAATCGATAGTCTTTTGCCGGCGAGTACGCTCTATGCCAAACATACGTTCCACATTCACAAAGCCCACTCCACGAATCTCCATGAAGTGTCCAAACTCACGCCCCGGACGACCATAAAGCTGTTCATCCAAATAGCGTAGCGTGATGAGGTCGTCGCCCACCAGACTGTGACCCCTGTGCACCAGATCCAGTGCGCATTCGCTCTTACCGATACCACTTTTACCGGTGAGCATGATGCCCAGTCCAAACACATCCACCAATGTAGCGTGAATGGTTTTTTCCAAGGCAAAGATATCCTGCAAATAGCGGGATAAATGCTGGATCAGATTGATGGTGGACAGCCGGCTGGAGAGCAGGGCAATATTGAGGTCGTTTGCCAGATACTCTATCACCGGGGGCAGTGTGAGACCTTTACTGATGATGATGCAGGGAATGTCCGTCTTGAACATGTCTCTCACGCGGGACACGAGGTCTTCTTCTTTCATGGATTGCAGATAGCGCACCTCGGTCTCGCCAAAGACCTGAATGCGCTCTGCTGAAAACACTTCCAGATATCCGGCCAAGGCCAGTCCCGGACGGTTCACATGAGGCGAACTCACTTTCTTGGAGAGGGTTTCCGGCTCTGTAACCAAGGAAAGAGCCAGATCCTTCTTCTTGGCATCAAAGAATTCTCGAACTGTGATTTCCTTCATATAATCCTTTTCTCTTTAATGCCCCCTTCGGAATAGAGGAAGGGGGCCAATGGATTCTTTTATGCGGAAGGCAATGTGCCGGCCACAGCAAACGCTTTAAGGCTCAAAGAGCTTATAATTCTCGTTGTCCTTTTTAACCAATACATTGATGCGGTCTGTTTCGATGTTTCTGAAGATGAAAAAATCTTCCTTACTTGCGTCCATCTTATCCAGGGCTTCCTGGATCTCCATCAGTTCGGTAACCACACGTTTGGTTTTGATTGTTTTACGGGCGTGATCCTGATTGTTCACTTGTATGTCTGACGCGCGGGAGAAATCATTGAATTGCTCCTTCAACGCCCGCTTCTGATGATCCGTTACACGGTCTTTCAGTTTCTTTATCTGAGCTTCCATTTTTTCCAGAGATGTGTCGATGGAAAGGTACATATCCATCTCCTCTGCAGTAGCCTGCAATCCAAATTTGCCGGCATGCAGAGAAAGCTCGCAGAGATTGCGGCTGTTCTCCAAAGCCAGAGTGACGTGGATGGTGATAATCTGGTCAAAGTACTTCTTTAGTTTCAGGCAAGAACTTTCCACGTAGTCCCGGATCGCCTTTGTCAGTTCAAAATGGCGTGCTGTAATCGTGATTTGCATGTTGATCCTCCTGTTAAATTTTGTGAATGGAGAGTTCGCGCAGATCTTCCACGGATTCCATAATTGCCTCGGAAAGAGTGGGATGGGCAAATACGATATCCTCAATGGATTCTGCAGTCATGTGACCTGAGATCATGATGGCGCCCTGAGCTATTAACTCAGCGGCTCCAGTACCCATGATGTGCATACCCACCAATTCGCCGTTATCTTTTCTGGCGATAGTCTTTACAAAGCCCTGGGTAGCAGACATTGACATGGCCTTCCCACTGGCGGAGAAGGGGAATTTTCCGATGATGATCTCGCCGAATTTCTCTTTGGCATCAGCTTCATTGTAGCCAACTGAGCCAATTTCCGGATTGGTGAAAGTGCAACGCGGAATATTCACATATTCCAAACCGCATGTGCGAGCGGTAGTCCCTTTCAACAGATGTGCGATGTGTCCCGCTGCCAGCAAACCCTGTTTACTGGCGGTATGAGCCAATTGCAGCTTGGCCGTCACATCGCCGATGGCATAGATTCCGGGTTCGGATGTGCGCATCAATTCGTCGATAGATATAGCTCCTTTATCTGTTTTAAGGTCAAAACCTGTACTTTGAATGTCATACGAAGGTAGCCTGCCCACCGAAAGCAGTACTTTCTCGGCGCGCAATTCGCTCTCATTACCTAGTTTCAAGAGCATTTCCTTCCCGTCTTTTTCTATGCTATGCACCGCAGTATTGGTCATCACTTTGATTCCGCTCTTCTTCAGCGCCAGGGCCAGGCGTTTGGATATCTCTTCATCTTCCAAGGCTACCAGACGCGGCAGGAATTCTATGATGCTCACTTTAACGCCAAAAGCCGCATAGATGGAGGCAAATTCACAACCGATAACACCCCCGCCTACTATTGCGAGGCTTTCAGGCAGGCTGTCCATCTGTAGGATGCCGGTGGAACTCATGATGTCCTGCTCGTCTATCGTGATGCCGCGCAAGCTCTTGGCAGTACTGCCGGTGGCAATTATCACAAATTTTGATTTGAAGCTCTGATCATCTGCGGTTTTTACTTCGAAAGCATCCTGATGCTTGATGATTTCCGTAACTGCACTGTGATGCAGGGCAATCTTGCGTTTCCGATACAAAAATTCGATGCCGCCCACCAGTTGTTCCACGATCTTGTTTTTGCGTTCAAACACCTGCGCATAATCCAAGTGTATGTCGGTTGCAGGCAGGCCATATACTTCCGCCTCACGCATTTCCCGGTACAATTCGGCACTTTTTACCAGTGCTTTCGTAGGAATGCAACCCCGGTTCAAGCACACTCCGCCCAAGCGTTCTTTTTCGATAAGCAGACAGCTAATGCCATATTGTGAGAGGCGAATGGCCGCTTCATAGCCTCCGGGACCTCCGCCGATTACTATTACATTGTAGTTTCCCAAAACAACCTCTATTTTCTTCTTAATCTACTGTTCAAGATACCCATCTCATCACGATACTTGGCGATGATGCGGCGCGAGATATTCAGTCCTTCCCCTTTTAGGATTTCCACCAAAGCCCTGTCCGAAAGCGGCTTTTTCTTGTCTTCGGAATCCACCAGACGGATAATGCAATTCTTTACCTTGTGCCTGGAGATGCTCTCGTAGTTATCGTCCCGTCCCGCCGTGGAAGTAAAGAAATCCTTGAATGCAAAAACCCCGTAGGGAGTCTCAGCATATTTATGCTTCACCACACGGCTGATGGTCGATTCGCTCTTCCCCAGATCTTGCGCTATCGCACTGTAGGTGAGTGGTTGCATTACTCCGCTGCCATTATAAAAGAAATCGTGCTGATGCTTGATGATGGACAGCGACACCTGTTCCAGAGTGCGCATCCTCATATAGATGGATTTGATCAGGAACTTGGCGCTATTGATCCGCTCCCGCACATAGGAGGTGGTTTCCTTGTCGAAGTAGCCACGGTTGATCATCTTGCGATAGCGCGGACTGATGATGATGTTTGGCGTAATGTGATCGTTAATAATAACCACATACTCTCCGTCGATCAGCTTCAAAGTCACATCCGGATACACGTATGCCGCACTGTTCCGCATTATCCTTAGCCCGGGTTTGGGATCCAGCTTCGAAATCTGATCCCGATAGGTCATTATGGTGTCTTCAGACACATTGAAGTAAGACGCAATCTTCTGAAAGCGCCGATGTATAAGATTCTCAAATTGAAATGTGACCATGCCCAAAATGATGGGATTATGCTTCTGCTCCGCATCCAATTGGGCCACCAGGCACTCCGAGATGTCCCTCGCAGATATCCCCTTGGGGCTCAGATGCAGCACGATTTCGTGAAGCTCCTCCGCCCGGCGGGCACTCACCTTAAACCGTGCGGCAACCCGGGATATGGGATAATCCTTGGGCAAAAAACCGTATGAATCGCAGCTATCCACCAGCTCCGTTATAAAATCCACTTCATGCTCCGGCAGATTCAGAGGATAGAGCTGCTCCAGATACTTTTCTTTGGCATCTCCCTCATAGCGTATCATTGCATCGCCCTGCTCCGAGTCGCCCTCGCTGCGGTATCCCTCACCACCGGAATGGTATTCATTCCACTGATCCAAAATATCGGTCAGTTGGCGAGCTTCGGCAACAGCGCTGGACACCTCGTCCGTAGCATCCACATCCTCTATTGGAGTATTTGATTCCGGTGGAGCCTGTTCATAATCGCTATCTACCAAATCCTCTTCATCTTTCTCATCTCTTAGCTCCAGCAGGGGATTGCTCTCCAGCTCTTGCTTGATGTAACTCTCCAGCTCCAGAATGGGTAACGCAAGCATCCTGAGGGATTGTAGCATCTTGGGCTTGAGGGCGAGCTCCTGTTTTTGTTTCAGAGACAAGTGTTGATTTATGGTGCTCATAGTCGTTGCTCAAAAGGGCTCATTGTAAACCTTTCTCCCAGATACAGTCTTTTTGCATCTTCATCGTTGATCAATTCCATCGATGATCCCGATACGATGATCTTACCTTCGTAGATAATATAAGCACGGTTCACTATTTTCAAAGTCTCAATTACATTATGATCGGTAATCATCACTCCGATGTTTTTTTCTCTCAGTTTTCCGATGATATCCTGAATATCTGCTACTGCAATGGGATCTACTCCCGCAAAAGGCTCGTCCATGAAGATGAAAGCTGGATTTGTTACCAAGGCTCTGGTGATCTCCAGCTTTCGCCGCTCGCCCCCAGAGAGAGTATAGGCTTTCTGCTTTGCCAGTTTGCTGAGGTTCAGCTCCTCCAAAGCCTCTCCCAGGCGTTGCTTGCGTTCCTTACGGGACAAGTTCAGGGTTTCCAGAATCGCCATCACATTGTCTTCCACACTCAGCTTGGCAAAGATCGAAGGCGCCTGAGCCAGATAACCCATCCCCATCCGGGCACGCTTGTACATGGCTTTGTGAGTGATGTCCGCATCGTTTAGCAATACTTTGCCGCCATTGGGCTTTGCCAGTCCGATTATCATATAAAATGTGGTGGTCTTTCCGGCTCCGTTCGGCCCCAGGATGCCCACAACCTCACCCTGATGGATTTCCAGACTGAGATCGTTCACCACAGTGCGTTTGCCGTATACCTTCACGAGATTCTGTGCTTTTATAGTATTCAATTCCATGGTGATAATCTAAGTGGAGAGGTGAATTGTGTCAAGAATCATTCTTGAATCTGTATGTCCCCCGAATATTCCCTCCCATGTCCATCAGCCTTAGCTTGTTGTCTTCATCAAACTTAGCTTTCAGCCTATCCCCGTCTGCAGCGTTGATAAAAAAATCCTGCTTCTCGCCTTCTTCCTGAAGAAAGTAATACGATACCCGGGCATCTGCGCTAAAATCCAGTATCCTACCCTCGGCAAAGTTCAGCACTATATCCTGCGCTCTCACCCAGTTGTTGCGCTCCTCATTCTCTTCAGCAGCAAATTGCACCAGACACGAATCCACCAGAACCACCTGCGTCAGCTCCTGCTCCTTGAAATAAACCTGAAATTCGATGGCCTCCGCTGTGGCGAAGTTGTTCTCAAACTTTGGCTCTCCCAGAAACACCGCCTTCTCTTCCTCCGAAAAGTAGATCAGAAAGTCGCTGGTGGCATGATAATCCTTGCTATCCGTGCGTACATTGAAGGTGGCGATCAACTTGCCCTCCTCCTCGTAAAGCTCCATTTTATCCGCTTTGATGATAAGAGTATCCTCCACCCCGGTAACCACTTCCGGCTCTTCAATCAGGAAAGCATAGCCATTGGGACGATCCCAAAATCCATAACCACACTTTGCATTGGCATTTTCCTTCTGATCGTAAGCCCTTACACGGCTCCACACCGTGAAAGTGTCTTTCCCCTGGTCGTAGATGGCATGATCCCCCTCCATATGGCGCACAAATCCGTCTTTTGTGCGTTGTGTAAGCTTTACCCTGCCCCCCAGGTTCAATACCTGCGGAATGCGATAGTAAGCCAGAGAATCTGCCACCAGATGCAGAGAATCGTTTTGCACCACCACATTGCCGGTTAGCCGCGCAATCTTCTGTGTGTCCAGGATCAAAGCCCTGTTGCCCCTAAACTCGGTGTCTCCATAAAAGAAATGAACATTCCCCGTGAGGTCCAGTATCTGCGCCGTTTCCACATTGCTCATATACATGCGGTCGGCATGGATCAGCTTGAATTTCTGCCGCTCTGTCTCATCTGCGCTTAGAGAGAGCAACACCAACAGCAGACTACCAATCCACAAAATCTTCTTCATCAAAATAACCTTCGGCAGTCACGGTGTTCATCTCCGCAAAGCTCAATTTGGTATTTGTGCGCAGGTTTTCGCCCCTTAGTGCGTCCCCCATCCGCGTCAGCGTAAGTTGAGTGGGCACAATGATCTCGTCCACATTGCGATCCCAATACATCTTTTGTGTCTTGATGTCCCCGTCTTTGGTCTTGAAACTCACGCTACCGCTGGCAATCACCACATTCCGCGCATCGTCCACGACGGTGGTATCCGCCTTGATCACGGAGCTCACCTGCCCTTCCTTGTCATAGGAAGTAAGGGTTACTATGTATCCATACAGCATTCGGCGATCCGTAAAACGCTCCATACTTTTGGCTTCTATAATATAATCCAGGCGTTCATTGCGATATTCCGCCAGCTGTACTCCCTCGGAATACTCATCCGCCACACCCTGCTCCAATACCGGAATTTTCTGATTCAGGCTCTCCTCTGAACACGAGCAGATGATAACTAGAAGCAAGAGCGGATAAATCAGCTTCAGCGCTTTGAAGCCTCTTCTCATCATTTGCAGCCCACGCTTTCCAGATAGTTCCTTATCGCACTGTCATACACGCCTTTTTTGTGCAGGATCAGGTTGATCAATTCCCGTACCGCCCCTTCTCCGCCCCGGCGTTCGGTAACCATATCCGCCGTCTTTTGCACTTCCGGCCAGGCATTGGCGGGTACCACCCCCAAAGCCGCTCTGCGAATGCAGGGAACATCATTCCAATCGTCGCCCATATAAATCACGTTGTCAAAAGTAAGACCCAGCTCCTCCAAGAGCTTTGTAACACACTCCAGTTTATTGTCTATACCCTGATACAGATGCTCGATCTTCAGATCTTGACATCGCCGCTGAAGTGCTTCAGACGATCTGCCGCTCACCACAGCCACGCGGGTGCTGATTTCCCTTATCAGAATCAAGCCCATTCCATCCGCAGCATTGAACTGCTTGATGTCCTGGCCGTCGCTACCATATATGATCTTTCCGTTTGTCAATACCCCATCACAATCCAAAATCAGGAGCTTGATCTCTCCCCAGGGAACGGGACGCTTGTTTGGCCTCATCATTGGATTCATAGTAATCTCTCCTATAGCTTTTCGCAGATGCGCACACAATCCCGCAGCAGGTTCTCCATGCTGTCCAGAGCTAACATGGTGGATGCATCACTCAGGCCTTTGGCGGGATCGGGATGGCACTCTATAAAGAGTCCGTCCACCTTTCCGGTAGCCAGTGCTGCTTTTGCCATCATCGGCGCAAATTCCGGATTTCCCCCGCTGCGCTTGCCGATGGATGGCAGCTGTAAAGAGTGCGTAAGGTCGTAGATGATGGGATATCCAAATTCTTTCATGATGGCAAAGCCCCGGAAGTCCACTACCAGATTGTGATAGCCAAAGCTGCTCCCGCGCTCTGTAAGTAGTATCTTTTCATTCCCGGTTTCGCTGGCCTTTTGTGCTGCAGATTGCATGTCCTCAGGAGCCATAAATTGCCCTTTTTTGATGTTCACGATCCGTCCCGACAGCGCCGCTGCCCTTATCAAATCCGTCTGCCGGCTCAGAAATGCCGGGATCTGCAGAATGTCACATACTTCCGCTGCGGAAGCCACCTCACATACTTCATGCACATCGCTCAAGATTGGCAGATTGTAGTCCCGCCCTATGTTGTGCAAGAGTTTCAGCCCCTCCAGGATTCCGGGACCTGTATAGGAATCCCCACTGCTGCGGTTTGCCTTTTTGTAAGATGACTTGAAGATAAGGGGCAATTCCAGCCGCCGGCATACCTGCGATAAACGCTCCGCACATTGGTGCATCACGGCTTCACTCTCTACCACACAGGGACCCGCAATTACAAAGAAAGGCCGGGCAGACTTCAGGTTTTCAAAAAGGCTCATGTATCTTCCTAGCAAATTTTTTTGATCTTTTCCCAACTGCAATCTTTGGTGTTCAAACCAAAATGTCCATAACTGGCAGTAGGCTGAAAGATCGGTTTGCGTAAATCAAGATAATCGATGATTCCCTTTACTGTCAAGTCAAATTCCTTCAGGATCTTCGCCTCGATCTCATGCTCGGCAATCTTGCCGCTACCAAAGGTTTCCACCATCACGCTGTTCGGTGCAGCGTCGCCGATTACAAAACTGAACTGGATCAGGCATTCATCTGCCAAACCGCTGCCCACTACGCTCTTGGCAATGTGGCGCACCATATAAGACGCACTGCGATCCACCTTGGTGGCGTCCTTTCCACTAAAAGCACCGCCGCCATGCTGTGCCCAACCACCATAAGTGTCCACGATGATCTTGCGCCCAGTAAGCCCAGTATCCGACGCCGGCCCGCCTTCGTGCCAACGCCCCAGGGGATTGATGAGAATCTTCAGATGATCCGCATCAAAGCGAACTTCATCTTCCATTTCCAGGATGGTGCTTTTCACTACTTTATCTACAATCGCCCGCTTCAATTCCTCAAATTCCAGTTCACAGATGGCCTGGTGGTGAGTGGAAATCACCAGAGTCTCCAATTCCCGTGGTTTACGCCCTTCAAAGCGGAAACTCACCTGACTCTTCGCATCTGGAAGCAAACAGGGAATGCTGCCGTCTCTACGGGCTTTGGCAAGGTTTATCAATAGTTGATGCGCCACCTCGATGGGTATCGGCATCAGGGATTTGGTCTGATTGCAGGCATAACCGAACATCAGGCCTTGATCTCCGGCACCATCATTGAGCGCCAATGCCCGCTCTTGCTTGTGCAACAGATTTGTAATCTCACAATTGTGATCAAATCCCTTGCCCGCATGCGTGTAGCCGATCTTGCGGATCACCTCACGCACGATTGGCTCTACATCAATGGATGCTTGGGAATTGATCTCTCCGGAAAGAATAACCCTATCCTGCGTACACAGTGTTTCACAGGCTACCCGGCTAAGCGGATCCTGCTCCAGATATGCATCAAGAATGGCATCCGATATCAGATCGCAGACCTTGTCCGGATGACCTTCGGACACAGATTCGGATGTAAAAATATAACCGCTTCTGTCGGATGGTTTTGCATGTAGTGCTGTCATTTATATTCTCCTTTTTTCTTTCTCAATCTCACTTGCCTGCGCCACAATAAAAACCGGCTGCTAAAGCCGGCGAAAAAAAGAGCCGCACTTTAGCACATTTCTATCGCGGAGCAAAGGGCAAATTACCGCGTTCTTTGGGCATTGAAGCTCTTTGGCTTCATCATTTATACAAAAAAACGGCTTACACGCTATGTCCCACGGACAGCGGACAAACCGCAAAGTGTGGTACATCTTCGGGGACTCGAACCCCGGACCCACTGATTAAGAGTCAGTTGCTCTACCAGCTGAGCTAAAGATGCACACTGTGAAAGTCAGCAAAATCCGCCTGCGCTTTGTGTCAAGAAATTTCCGATTTTACACGGCTACGAAAGGACACACTGGTTGATTGCTCCAATGCTGCTTCTATATTTTCGGAGGATCGGAATACTCCGTTACGAGAACCCCGTAAACTGCAGCACTACAGCACCATTAAACTACGAACTAAAGAACCGATATAAACCTTGACGGTTTTGTGTATACTCTAATATGTGTTTTGAGGACTAAAGTAATGAGAAACATTACGTTGACAGTATTGATCCTAATGCTTTGTCTGCCTTGTTTTGGACAGAGCGTTCCCATCACGGAGAAAGTTGAGACGGAAGAATACTCAAATCTGGAGCTCGATTTGAATGTGGGCATGGGTGTCAGGCTTACTGGTCCCACTAGATACCGCTGGCGCATACAACCTGCTGCCGGAATCGC from Candidatus Cloacimonadota bacterium encodes the following:
- the metK gene encoding methionine adenosyltransferase, which encodes MTALHAKPSDRSGYIFTSESVSEGHPDKVCDLISDAILDAYLEQDPLSRVACETLCTQDRVILSGEINSQASIDVEPIVREVIRKIGYTHAGKGFDHNCEITNLLHKQERALALNDGAGDQGLMFGYACNQTKSLMPIPIEVAHQLLINLAKARRDGSIPCLLPDAKSQVSFRFEGRKPRELETLVISTHHQAICELEFEELKRAIVDKVVKSTILEMEDEVRFDADHLKILINPLGRWHEGGPASDTGLTGRKIIVDTYGGWAQHGGGAFSGKDATKVDRSASYMVRHIAKSVVGSGLADECLIQFSFVIGDAAPNSVMVETFGSGKIAEHEIEAKILKEFDLTVKGIIDYLDLRKPIFQPTASYGHFGLNTKDCSWEKIKKIC
- the kdsA gene encoding 3-deoxy-8-phosphooctulonate synthase translates to MSLFENLKSARPFFVIAGPCVVESEAVMHQCAERLSQVCRRLELPLIFKSSYKKANRSSGDSYTGPGILEGLKLLHNIGRDYNLPILSDVHEVCEVASAAEVCDILQIPAFLSRQTDLIRAAALSGRIVNIKKGQFMAPEDMQSAAQKASETGNEKILLTERGSSFGYHNLVVDFRGFAIMKEFGYPIIYDLTHSLQLPSIGKRSGGNPEFAPMMAKAALATGKVDGLFIECHPDPAKGLSDASTMLALDSMENLLRDCVRICEKL